The Salvelinus namaycush isolate Seneca chromosome 37, SaNama_1.0, whole genome shotgun sequence sequence acaacacagagttacacatgggataaacattagtacagtcaataacacaatagaaaatctgtatacagtgtgtgcaaataaagtaaggaggtaaggcaataaataggccaaagtggcaaagtaattacaatttagcaattaacactggagtgacagatgtgcagatgaggatgtgcaagtataaatactggtgtgcaaaagagcagaaaaaaacaaaaacaaatatggggatgaggtaggtagttggttggatgggctatttacagatgggctgtgaacagctgcagcgatcggtaagctgcactgacagccgatgcttgaagtAATGACTTattatgttgtatgtctagtaagcTGATGGGATGCACTCACTACAATACCCTTCTACCTGTGATCCATGAAAAAACATAATTATCTGATAATCAATTACATTTATCGCTCCAGACAGAGAGATCTCCACACTCTTTTCATTGGCCGGCATCTTTTAATCAAAGGCAGTTTAGTGAGTAGAGTTCTTCAGATGATAAGACCTTGGCAATACAATCCAGTGCTCAAATAGGCTCATTATCAAGGACTGCCAGGCTACTATTAGACGAGGTCGGTGGATTTCATCCAGTGAGAATGTTCTTTAATATAAATGCAAAACAAGtgctgaatcccaaatggcaccctttttctTTTGTATTGCACCACTTTTACCCAGGCCCATAGGGCTATattcaaaagtagttcactatatagggaatatggtgccatttgggacacaaccaagGACCGTTGTCTGCCATGAGTTTTCCCAGTCTGCCTGACCTCATGAGTCCTTATCAACTGGGCCCTCCATAGTGACGTTAAGTGAATCACTAGTTAACTGTCAGTTTATACAGCGTACTGGAATAACAACTTTACAAAACTTACATCTCTCAAGGTGAGGTGAGATTTCAATCAGAACTCTAGTCTATGCATTATTTCCATAGGTTGTCTTCATATGGTGTGACTGAAAGGATATAGAACGCTATCAGTTTGGATGTGTACGTTTGAGTGGCAGATCAGAATAAAAATGAGTTAAGGTTATGGCTAAGGTTAGGGATACGGTTAGGAATTAAGATCGGGTTAGAAGGCCTGGCATTAGGAGGAATATAAAATCTAACAGTCACATATGAAATCTAACAGTCACATATAAAACCTAACAGTCACATCCACTACCTATCAGTTTTTCTGACCTCTTAACTCTAGCCAATGTATCTCTTAAACGTTCAAATCAATGCTGTCAATAAGTTAAATAAAAGGGTTTAACAAGTGTGATTGGAGGATACAGAGTGTTATTAGTTGTTCTATACCTGTAGGAGGAAGTCAAAGAGTGCCAGGCGCCCCCACTCCGCATGGTGAACCCCCACACAGGGGGTCTCGTTGAGGGCCATGCCGCTGCCACTGCCACACCTGGCCCTCAGCAGGCTCTGGTACTGGGGCCAGGTGAGAGGGAACGAGTTCTGGTCATTGTCATCATCAGCCAGGTGCTGGATGCCTGGGTCCCACCACACCACGGGTCTGGCTGCCCCTCTGGTGTATTTATAAGGCAAGATGTCACTGTGGAAGGCCCTGAACACTGTGGGCAGACTCCTGTTCAAGCCGAGAACACGGTCTAAATGGAAAGCGAAGACTTCGAACCAGTCGTCTGGACGTTTGATCAGGGCACACAGACCCTGTTGGCAGTGCCCACTGTGGTCAGCCAATGGAGCCCCAGGAGAAGGGGGATGATGAGGGGCACCCAGCCCTACATGGAGGACCTGTCCGTGGGCTGGGACCCTGGCCTTATTGATAACCTCGCTGCCCGAGAGGAACTCCATCTTGTGAATATCGTCCTTGCTGAGCCATGGCACAGAGTCAGTGTCCTCAGTCCTTATTCTCCGTGTGTCAGTGTCTGGGAACTCCCTCTCTCCAGCTGACATCTTACACCAGTGGGCCTCCCCCTCACTCCCTTTCTCTGCCTCTGCTGCTGTTTCCGCTGTGGGCCGGGTCATTTTACGCCCAGACGAAGGCTGTCTGTCACGTTTCCTGAGTTCTCTGGGGACCTTTTTCACAGCCTGCTGCTTGGTTAGGTTCTTCCTCCCTGCTTTCCCTGCCTGCCCTGTCTGCCTGGTGTGCCCCTGGTCCTGCCTCTGTTCATCTGGAGTACATTTGTGCTCAGAGTCAGACAGGCCGAGTAGTAGAAGGTCGGCAGTAGAAGGGCAGCTCTGGCTGTGCGCTACAGCCTGGGTCATGGCTGGGTGGAGGTTCCCTTGTCTGGGAagaggtggtggctgggtggagaGCTCTGAACCACTGTAGTTGGTTAGATGGCTTCCATCATGCCTTATTAGCACAGCATTGACTGTCAATGGCTggatatcatgttgtttctctctactAGAACTTGGCATCATCTCTTTCTTCTTTTTCCTTTTGGAGGCGATGCCCTTAGTTTTACGATTCTTCTTGTAGTTGTTGTGAGTTCTCTCATCTGTCATGCTAGCTGCTCTCCTATCCAGTTTGGGCTGGGCCATGACCAGGTGATGCTTTGAGGACTCTTTGACTTTGTCACTCTGTTTCCAACCTCCACTATGACCGTTGAGGGGTAGAGGAAGATGGTGTTGGTAGTGAGGGGCCAATGAGGCCCTTTCCCTGGGTCTAGCTCTCGCTCTATACCCTTCGGCTCCAGCAGAGCTCAGGCCTCGTGAGGGCAGCCTGCTTGTCTCAgagggggggaaggggagggTGTTGATCATCACCACAGACAgggtaaagaggaggaggaaggcccACACTGCCCACCTCTTGCAGCAGATCTTGGACCACACTCTCAAGGCCTGCATGCATGGGAAACAGGAAACAAAGAGAACATTAGGTCTGTAGTTGGGAGGAAACCACCAAAAAGCCATGATTATAATGGAGCAGAGCCATAAATCAAAGATCATATATTTACTCTGTAAACTGTACGGTCACTGGTCGGCCACTTGAACTGAACAGCTCAGATTCCAGTGTGTGTTTACAGAAGAGGGAACTTAAATCTCTCAGAGGTTGACAAATGCAAATATCGGTACACAGACTGAAGGACAGGGGCAAACCAAAAACATAAAAATGAAACAACCTGTGcttaaaaaaaaatgatttggTAAGTTATTCTGTTTAAAACactaaggagagggagagagagagagagagagagagagagagagagagttgatccACATGTATCCCGTCTGCAATGCACACAAGTGTAAATAAAGCCTTTTTCAGCCATAGCTGGGCTTTCCTCTGCTTATACTGTAGGAGAGTTACAGTTACTGAGTTGAGACAAATACTATGGCAAACACATAGATATTGCAGCATTCCCTTCTGCACACCAGATCATCCAGAATGTGCTGACAGACACTGTGTGCCAAATggtatatagtgcactccttttgactggcccatagggaatagggtgccatttgggacacaggcagaTTCTGGATGGCTTACTTCTACTGCAGCCTCTGTGATGATGAATTACTTTTCTGTGGCATAGGCCTAAATACAAACCGGTCCCATTCCATAAAGTCTCCATCGCATATAGAGTATGTATGCCGTAGAGATAAATCAATTCAGATGGATCTCTATGGAATATGCTCTCAATGTTATGCAAACCTACTGTATGGTAAATCCAGAGGCAGTTATTTATCTGAATCACATATCA is a genomic window containing:
- the gask1a gene encoding Golgi-associated kinase 1A — translated: MTDERTHNNYKKNRKTKGIASKRKKKKEMMPSSSREKQHDIQPLTVNAVLIRHDGSHLTNYSGSELSTQPPPLPRQGNLHPAMTQAVAHSQSCPSTADLLLLGLSDSEHKCTPDEQRQDQGHTRQTGQAGKAGRKNLTKQQAVKKVPRELRKRDRQPSSGRKMTRPTAETAAEAEKGSEGEAHWCKMSAGEREFPDTDTRRIRTEDTDSVPWLSKDDIHKMEFLSGSEVINKARVPAHGQVLHVGLGAPHHPPSPGAPLADHSGHCQQGLCALIKRPDDWFEVFAFHLDRVLGLNRSLPTVFRAFHSDILPYKYTRGAARPVVWWDPGIQHLADDDNDQNSFPLTWPQYQSLLRARCGSGSGMALNETPCVGVHHAEWGRLALFDFLLQVNDRLDRYCCGFQPDPAEPCVENLLHTKCRNSKDLMLVHILVRRVEPTRLVFIDNAGRPNHPHDNLNFRLVEGIDEFPERAVSVLQSGCLESMLLSSLYMDKEFWESRGGARGLKPLIHTVEQRGRILLQHIHDKRLRLNRDL